The genomic region TCAAGTGACATTATTCCAACTAGACAGATGGCTCATCGGAGTCTCAGGGTGTGGCAGCATGCCTGAAGTCAAGGGAGGCCGGTTTCCTACCCTAGGACCTGTGCATCTTTGCCCCAATCCCCAAGCGTGGTGTGGGGCTCAGGGTTGGGGGTGGCCCTAACCCAGCTCTCCCCCATTTGTGACCCAGATCTGCACCAAAAACAGCGCTGGGAACCACACCAACCACCCGCACATGGACTGTGCCCTCACGGGCCGGCCCTGCTGCATCGGCACAAAGGGCAGGTAGGTGTGCTCGTGTGCACAGCCCTTCCTGGGTGCAGAACATTGCCCTGGGGTCCCTCTCCCTCACCAAGTTCGGAAATAACCTGAGATACCAAGGGACCTGGGTGGCAGTCAGCTGCCTCTGCCCCTGGGCCCCAGCAGGTCCCTCTCCAAGTCCTCTCAACCCTGGCCTGACCTTCCAGGTGTGAGATCACCTCCCGGGAGTACTGTGACTTCATGAGGGGCTACTTCCATGAGGAGGCCACACTGTGCTCGCAGGTAGGCTCTGGGGCGAgtgtccctcccctctccccccagccacAGTGGGTGCTGATGGGCCACTCTGCACAGGTGCACTGCATGGATGACGTGTGTGGGCTCCTGCCCTTCCTCAACCCTGAGGTGCCTGACCAGTTCTACCGCCTGTGGCTGTCCCTCTTCTTGCACGCTGGGCAAGTGATACCATGTGGGCTGAGCAGGGGTAGGTGGGGTGAGTGGCCCCAAGGACCCTAGGAGTGGCTGGCCAGAGATGGTGAAGGGGTGGCCTCCCTGCTGAgtaccaccccccgcccccccgtagGATCCTGCACTGCCTGGTGTCCGTCTGCTTCCAGATGACCGTCCTGCGGGACCTGGAGAAGCTGGCAGGCTGGCACCGCATAGCCATCATCTACCTGTTGAGTGGTGTCACTGGTAACCTGGCCAGTGCCATTTTCCTGCCATACCGGGCAGAGGTAAGGGCATCCCCCAGGGTGGGCACCCTCCTGAGTGTACCTGCTGCCCATCCTAAACTGGGTCCATGTCTGGCACTGGGTTTGGGTCCCTGGAGAGTCCAGCCTGGGAGCATCTCCTTTTGGCTCCTCCATCTTGACGCGCTCTGGGCCATGGGAGGcgggatggggagatggggctCTGGGtccaggctgggggtgggtgtcGTCTGCTCAGCCTCACCAGCTCACAGCCACCCACACTGTCGCCAGGTGGGCCCAGCCGGCTCGCAGTTTGGCATCCTGGCCTGCCTGTTCGTGGAGCTCTTCCAGAGCTGGCAGGTCCTGGCACGGCCCTGGCGTGCCTTCTTCAAGCTGTCGGCTGTGGTCCTCTTCCTGTTCACCTTTGGCCTGCTGCCCTGGATCGACAACTTCGCTCACATCTCGGGCTTCATCAGCGGCCTCTTCCTGTCATTTGCCTTCCTGCCCTACATCAGCTTCGGCAAGTTTGACCTGTACCGCAAGCGCTGCCAGATCATCGTCTTTCAGGTGGTCTTCCTGGGCCTCCTGGCCGGCCTGGTGGTCCTCTTCTACTTCTACCCCGTCCGCTGTGAGTGGTGTGAGTTCCTCACCTGCATCCCCTTCACTGACAAGTTCTGTGAGAAGTACGAGCTGGACGCCCAGCTCCACTGAGCTGGCGGGGGCACCGGGGCCGTGTGCCCCAGCAGGCCAGAGCTGGGCACGCTCTCTGCCCCGAGCCTCACAGGCCACAGGACTCGGCCCGCGAGCCCTGTGTGCAGGCCTGCCCGTTTCCTGAACACTGACCTCTTGTGCCTTGTTCACTGCTGGTGAACGTCTCGTACTTCAGGGCATTTATTACACTAGTTCCCATGATTACCTTCTAACTAGTTTCTGGACGACCACCTCATGTGGCCAATAAATGGACCGGGAGCGTTTTAGCTGCCACTAACTTATCAGAGCTGCCTCGTCTTTCTGGTTTCTGGCTAGGGCTGTGGAGGGAGGTCCTTCAggcctcttccccaccctcccctcccacttaCAGTTCCCCAGAACGGGGAACTAAGTGTCAAATGTACCTCCCAGTGAAGCCCCTCAGCCAGGTGGATGGCTGCACCTTGTCCCCCTTCCTTAGGGTGACTGGCAGCTGACAATGATAGAAGAACCCACGGCTTTGCTGTCACATTCGTCCCCGCGCCCCCACGGAGAAGCACCCTGACCCCAGCGCTCCCTCTGTAACCAGCAGTTCCAAGTTCAGCCACAGGCTACTTCTTCTTGCAGGAGCCAAGGGTGAAGGGTGTTGCTATAGGTGAACCCTGTGAGCTGAGGCTGGAGACCTCATCCACATACTGTTGGATGCAAGGCCCTTGTTTCCCCACAAGCACACACAGAAAGCCAGCCAtctgcttttatttccccttGCCGTAGAAACCACAGTAAAAGGGTCTTATGGCCAGCGGATGGTGTGGGCACGGGGCTCAAATGAAGCCTCTTAGACCTTTGGATTCACCTGCACCGTTTTCTGCCCTTGCCTCCCCTCTGTGACTGGGCAGTAGCAGTCCCTCCTGCCCCAGGTACTGTGGTTTTCTGACTTTTCAAACTAAGAAGCAAGTAGATTTATTTTGTACACAGGGCCAGGCCCATTTGCCACATCATTCGGTTGTTTGGACCTAGGGCTCAGCTGTGTCCCAGCTGGGTACAGGCCACCAGCACAGAGCTGTCCTTGTCTGGAGGTTCATTTTTGCCTCAGCTTTTTGATGAAGGACACCTCATCCCGATTCCGGATACCGTAACTGGAAAAGGAGGAGGACTATAGTGTGTGATCTGCAGAAGGTAGGTTGGACTCCTCACGTGAAACTTGTGAGGGACCAAGAAGGAACGGGTAGGAAGAGCACTGTGTGCAGGAAGGTGAGGAAGTGGCAGTGGCCAACCTCTCAAGACCCCCATCGTGCCAGTGGGCAGCCTCTCACCCGCACACACTGCCTTCCTCTGGCTCCGGGAAGCCCTTCACTGCCCCTGGAGAGCAGTGGTCACAGTGCCCCTAGGTCTCCCATTCCAGTAGGGAGGGCCCCCAGGAACCTCCTTGCAGGAGGGTATCAGTCCAGCCAGGGACTCCCCACGTCTCGCAGATTCCCCAGGAACTGATTTAAGACTCCTTCTTCCTGGGAAGAGGCCCCAGCCCTCTGGCCGAGCTTGGGGAACTAGAGGGAAACAGACCAGATGCCTCCCAGCAGCTCAAAATGTGCCTGAACTTACTCTCGAAGCTTCTTCCTGTCCTCTGTGAGCTTCTCTCCTGCGGAGGTCAGGTAGTAGGTCCTCCACACATAGGACCTGCAAGACTCAGATGAGGATTCAGGTAAACCACAAGCACGGTCACTGGGCAGCTGGGACACAGGGGCTGTGTGTGAGACGGGCTGAGGCAGCTCTAAGGAGGCACTGCTTCAAGGGCTGTGCTGGGTAGCTGGGGGCCAAACACACCTTACGAGATAGGCGGCAGTACTGAGACACAGACAGCAGAACACCTGACCCAACAGGCGTGAGGAGAGCACCCAAGTGAAGATGGGCTGGGGCCACTGACAGCTAGCGAGACCACTTACAGACACTAGAAATGCCCCGAGATGCCCCCCGTTTAAGAAACCCGGCTGCCCAGGTGGGGTGATGTAGATGAAAGAGCAACTGAGGCAGGACTCCCAGGCACGGAGGCACCCACCACGCCTGAAGGCTTGGGACAGGGAACTCAGAACTCACCAGTACTTTGCGGCACACATGCAACAGGCGCTCATGCGCCACCAGGCCTTCCTGCCGCTCCACTTACCAGCTGATGTGCTGAATGCCCCCTTCACGCTCCTGCCTGAGCTGCACGTATCTCTGAATGGCCTTCTTCAGATCCAGGACTGTGGCGTTCTGTACCACAACCACAGCTGCAACACAAATGGGAGGACGGCCATGGTGGGAATCCACAGCCACAGCCTCGGATGGCACGAGAGGAACCCAGAAGCTCTGTCCAGACTGTTTTGGACGGAGACTCAAGTCCAGGTGGAGTAGGCTTGTGGTTGGCCCAATACCCTGGGACACGGCCCCGAGTTTCCCCCTGAGCAGCCGTGTCCGCATCTTGCCTGTGTGGAAGCTCCGACTGCAAGGTCCAAAGGGAGAAGGCGAACACTTACGCATTATTTCTCCATCCATCTTGCACACTCGGACTGTCATTGCTTGGCCATATTCTAGTGCTATTTGGGAATTGACCTCTTCCAAAGTCACCTACAAAAAGACCAAGGGTGGAGGTGGGAACCTTGGCTCTCTTTACTATCCCAAACAACAACCAAAGAAAACAAGCTGTTACTGTCCAAAAAGCAATACCATGTTTTATGAAGGACAAGAAACAGATTTCTTGCTTATATGTTAGGGTTTCCCAGTTCCACCCACATTTTGTATTTAATGTCCAAAGTGGATAAAAGCTCGGCAAAAGAGAAGTATACAGACAGGGGGCGATGAGGTTCAGATCTGGGTTCTGGGGCTGGGTAGGAGTAAGAACACTGTCAGTCCAAGGCCCCGGGCAACGCCTGAGTTGAGGCAGGTGTGCAAGATTTACCAGGGCACCAAAAAAACAGTAATATAAAAATCTTGAACCAACTTAACAAAAAATACAAGTGAACTTTAAAACTCCAAGTGGGGCAAATTAGCAAAGATTTAAAGACAGGACTGTGCCGAACCAGACTGAAGGTAGATAAATGAAAAGCCATCAATACTGATCTCGTCCTCACGCCAAGATTCGCTGTCTTGTTTGCCGGAGCCTTTTTTACACGCCCTTTGAGCTCTGAAAACGGTGTATTACAAGGTCATGTATCCCGACGAGTGTTTTTTTGGGCGCCCCCTTAAATTCTGCAAGCCAGGTGAGAGCCTCGatcgcccccgccccccagccccagccccgggtAAGACCTTCGCTGGAGCGCAGAGGCGCCTTCTTGAGGCCTCTGTGCCGCAGTCCCCCATCAGGGCCTCTCGAGGTCGGTCCGCGGCACACGGCCCCGCGGGGAACGACCCCGGACGCGGCGGCCTCCACCGCCCGCGCGCACCTGGATCGGTAGATCGCAGAGCAGCGGGTCCTGCACGACCATGGCGAGACCCTCCTGGAACACGTCCACCGCCTCGGAGTGCGGTAGCGCCTCCTCTTCGTCCTCATCGTCCTCGGGCCCCTCGGGCCGCAGGGCAGCCTCCGCCTCGGCCGGCTCCAGGGCGCCTCTCCGCTCCCGCGCTCCGCCCGCACCGCCGGCTCGCGCGGCCCCCCGACGCGAGGACCGCAGTACAGCCCCTGGGACCGCCAGGGGGCGGGGCTGCCACGAGGACCAATGAGAAGCTCGAGGCGGCCTGCCGCAGCTGTTGCTGGGAGCGCGACATCGGCCTGTCCATTGGTCGGCTGGAGGGTGGGACGGCGCCCGGACCAATGGGAGCTCGAGGCGGGCCCAGCGACCGCGCCCGGCGGCCGCAGGGGCTGCCGGGAGCCTGCGGGGCCGAGCCGGCTGCCATGCTGCTCTTCTGCCCCGGCTGCGGGAACGGGCTGATCGTGGAGGAGGGACAGCGCTGCCACCGCTTCGCCTGCAACACCTGCCCCTACGTGCACAACATCACCCGCAAGGTTAGGGATGGGGCCCGGAGCCCGCTTCCCCGCCCACCAGCCCCGCGTCCGCCTCTGGCCGTCCTCGCTCTCGCCGCCGCCTGCGGTCGGCTGCGGAGCCTGTCGGGTGCGGATCCTGTGCGAATGCGGCCGTGTGTCCCTCCTCCGTGCCGCCACCTCGGGCCCCGCCCCGTCGCCTCTCCTGTGTCCCGGTCCTGACCTCGCGCTGGGGCTCCCGGCGCTGCGTTCCCGGCGGACCGTGTCCGAGCCGGTGCTGTGCTCGGGAACCCTCCGCAGCTCCCCAGCGCACCCCAGGACCCAGCAGGCTCTGACACCGACCCTCCCTCCGAGCTTGCGTGTCTGGTGCCAAGTTCTAGTGCACGCCTTGTCCGCAGCCAGACCGGTCTCTTGGGAGGGGCCCCACCGCGCACGGGGCGCTGCTGCCGGGGTCTTTGCACATGCCTTCTGCTCAGTTTACTTTCCCCCTGGGTGGCCATGCCATTCGCTGGGCCTGTCTGTACTTGAAGGGTTGCTCCGTTTAAGACCTCAGCCCCTCCCGCCATTTATCCGACTTCCCTGTCTTACGTTTTTCCATAGGACTCATTACCTTCCAGTGTACTCCGCGACTTAAGTGTTTTGTTTATGGATACTAGGACATAAGATGtaggagggcagggatttttccGTTTTGTTGCCTCTTAGGTTCTATCTAGTCTGAATCTAGAATGTAGTGGATGTTCAGTACATGAATAATGCTTTCGGTATCATTACAACTTGTTTTCCCGTAATGATCTTTATTTGTTAGCACGCTTCTACTTTTTAGAACTAGAGAACTTCTTAATGTTGTGGGAGTTTAGGATCAGAAACTGCGGGAGAGTGAACTCTTAGGTAACCCTGAAATTTCAAGgatatttggtaaaattttggaagaaagcCAAGTGTGATCTGCTTTGAAAGCGTCTGGCGGGGCTCTCCAGCTAAGTGGTGCTCTTTGGCTTTAGTTGTGTTTCGCTATCTTGGGTAATCTAGTATCCTAGAGGTGGGGGCGAAGGGGGAAGGTCCCACCTACCCGgttttctttcctgctctggTGTGTCATCCAGTCCTTGCAGAGATCTCACCGCCGTGTGGTCACTGCGCTGAAATAAAGTTCTCAGACCCCAATCTGAGCGGCCATGCAGGGCTGCCTCTGCAAGTAGAGCTGCAGCAGCTGGATTCTGCACgtagcttttatttcattttttatcagaaaagcaagGACAGAAGTCTCAAAGCCTGGGAAAGGAGTACAAAGGGATGGCAAATAGCTTGAAGCTGTAAAGCAGGCCTGCATCCTTCCCTACGCGCAGGCACGCAGGGAGGCAGTCATGGGATAAAGGGAAGAGTGGGATGTTTGTGCGAGCAAACGCCAGGTGCAGGAAGCGGGGCCCCTAGCTCATAACCTGTGCCCTGCCCCTGGGGATCATGGGATCCTGTTCCTACCAGACCATTGCGTTCAATAGCCTGAGAACAGGAACGCTGCTGACGTTTCAGCTGCTTCCACAATCACTCCTGAGGGCTtacaatgtattttctttcttttctcctttttttaaaaggttttatttatttgagattgagagagagagagagagcgcgagcatgaatgcggggaggagaggcagagggagagggagaagcagactcccttctgagcagggagccagacacgggactcgaccccaggaccctgagatcacgacctgagccgaaggcagacacttaaccgactgaaccacccaggcgcccctaggatacATTTTCTGAGAATAACTCCACACCACTGAATCTTCCTCTTTTGGGTGGCATCCCAAACCTGAATTCTTTAAATTGCAGTGTTGAGTCCCGCTCTGTGAGAGTAGAAAGTTTGGATTCTTTTAGTAGTCTGTGTTGAAGGAAGGAAGTCTGCGGAGACACTTGAGGACAGGTAGGGTTTGGTGGCCCAGGTTTCTACTTTTCACTTATTTGGAGCCTGAAGACCTGCTGTTGTTTGTTAGGTAACAAATCGGAAGTATCCAAAGCTGAAAGAAGTGGATGATGTGCTTGGCGGAGCAGCAGCCTGGGAGAATGTTGACTCTACCGCAGGTGAGGAGGAACCTTTTCTGTTACTGAGCTGTGGAGAGGTAGGAGGCCGCTGGCCTGTGTTTGACTCAGTGTTGTAACGGGGAGGAAGGGAGGTTCTAAAAATAcaaagtgtgtttattttttccttagtaATTTATTTGTTAGACAATATTGGCACAAGCCGCGGCGCTGTGCAGGCCTGGGTTAGAGTCTCACAGTGACCTCCTAGCATTCTAGGACCTTGGTGGCCTCCCTTGCCCTTTCTGGGGCTAGTCCATATTCACTGAGTGTGAGCCCGTAAAGTGAGTCATACAGCATCGGGCATCCAGTGTACTCCATAAGAGGTAGCCATGATGATGCGACGGTGACAGGAGTAATGAAAAAGCCTAAGGAAGAAATAGGAGCTGTTTGTTCTggtgtagatttttaaaagtcagtgccaggggcgcctgggtggctcagttggttaagcaactgccttcagctcaggtcgtgatcctggagtcccaggatcgagtcccacatcgggctccccgctcagtggggagtctgcttctccctctgaccctctcccttctcatgctctctctcactctctctctctcaaataaataaataaaatcttaaaaaaataaaaataaataaaaaaaaaattaaaagtcagtgCCAGAGAGCATTCAAGTGTTTATTTCACGTCTTGTTTCATATCTGAAAGAGGTAGACATGAccaaggagggaaagaggagagccCTAAACACACCTGTACTGCGGGGAGGAAGAGCCAACTCCTGTTTactattatcttttttcccctgtagAAGAACATCCAAATCTGATATGGTGCAATTAGCATTGGCAgaatttgctaaaaaaaaaaaaaaaaaaagatgaattatgTACCCAGTGTTTAAAATGGTGTTTGAGAGTGTTTGAAGGTGTTATCAAGAGTAGAGGCAGTTTCTCAAAGTGAAGTCACTTTGCCTTAACATAGGTGCGGAATGTATGGTGAGATCTTTGTAAGAATAGCCTGAGGAACTGCTGCCAAAAAGGATCCCTAAATTTAAAGGGAAGTGGATTCATTGTCCACTGGGGGCTCCTCTGGGAGGCTGAGAGGGCCCAAGTGATGGAAATGCACTTAGAAGCATCTGCAGGGAGTGGACCCCGTAATGCACATGGTAGTCATAAATCACTTTCCTTGTTATGTTTCCAGCCAGTCTTCAACcagatttgagaagaaaaatgggaCCCAGCGGGGGGAGCTGGAGTGTTTTCCAGATCACAGGTCTCCCTGATTCCCTCGTTGTGAGAGCGTAGTGGGAATGATACCACTAACTGTAGCCTTAATCATGGTACAGGGTACCCTAGGCAAGGCTTGCCAGATGAATGGGGCCCGGAGAGGGTCTTTGCCGCCTTTCCATAACACCTACTTCTAGCAGGTATGTTTGGTCATGagcatcatatttttttttttaaataatgtgggTCACTTGTTTTTCTCGTTGCCAGAGCCATGTCCTAAATGCGAACATCCTCGTGCCTATTTCATGCAGCTTCAGACCCGCTCTGCAGACGAGCCGATGACCACCTTCTACAAATGCTGCAGTGCTCAGTGTGGGCACCGCTGGAGGGACTAGGCCCAGGCGGGCCCAGCCGTGCCATTGTCTGCTTACCTCGTTCCCCAGGCTGGATTCCCAGCCCGAGTGTGCGCTGTTTGTCCCGTCTCTGCTGGCATGGCGAAAAGCTAAGCCTTTGAGGGGAGCTGGCCATGGTGCCCGCGACTGTAGCCCATCGGCAGTCAGTGGATGAGCTCAGTTAAGTGCAGGGAGATTGTGTGTGGATCAGGTATCTGTAAGTAAGTGTGATCTGTTTAATGTCCTGCTCATCGATCTCGTATGTGTATTGGCTAATAGACATTCTCTCATCATCACCCTTCTTAAATATGTACCCCGTTTGCACAgcttataaagtaaaattttataatgTAGTACATCGGATGTCGCTAAGTATTTAACTGTTAATTATAAACTTATTTTATCACCAtctattctgaatatttaattaaaatggaaagtcCAGTACTgctttttcagtgttttgttttctttttttttttgccaagaagtatgttttatttttattaatcataCAAATAATTTGCTATAATATCCCAGGGCAAACTGGAGAATTTGGCAGTCAGCCTGAGGGGGGGTCCCCTCAGAGACCTGCAGGCTGGTGGTGTCAGCACGGGGTGCCCGGGCCCACTGTGCAGCTTGTCACTCGTGTCCACCTTGCAGGTGGCTCTTCCTCCACATCACGACTGGGGGGTCTCAAAGATGATGAGGGTGGGGAATcccctagtttcttttttttttttaacattttatttatttatctgacagagagagacacagcgagagagggaacacaagcagggggagtgggggagggagaagcaggcttcccgcggagcagggagcccgatgcggggctcgatcccaggaccctgggatcatgacctgagccgaaggcagacgcttaacgactgaggcacccaggcgccccaggaaatttCACGCTGCTTCTCCTGCTCAGTGGTCTCTGGTTGGCAGGGTGTTCTTCTCCAGCGTCTCTGTTTTCTCCAGCTTGGCCTTCCCGAAGCTGGCGATCTCCCCCGTGTCCAGCTTTTGCCATTTTCTTAAAGCGATCCGTGGAGTTGTGCTCTGAGCCCAGCGCCTGGTCCTCCCACTCGTGTTGCTGCAGCAAGAGAGcgttttttcagtgttttaaatgttttgagaAGTAGACATCAAACTACTGCCATACTTAGGACTCTCCTGGACACAGAATTGCTAATAACATGGATTTCAGTTTATCATTTCTGTTATTTCCTAGGATTGCAGTAAATTTATTAGATAGAagatatttctacttttttccttcatcttttcacttgcaaaagaaaaaggacatcCCAGACTAGAGGGGGACGGGATGGTAGTTTGTGGATGGATTGGTTTCTTGCTCAGGACCTCGGATTTAATGACTTTTCCAAATCTCTTAATAATGAAGTCTCGCTCATGAAATCATGGGATGTGAATTCATACCTCTGATACAGATTTGTACATTTTTGGGACTTGGTATCTTTTCTGGAAATGATGAATCTTGGAAGTTTGACaaaatggtgttttgttttaagtaagctccacactggagcccagtgcagggcttgaactcatgaccctgagatcaagatctgagctgagatcaagagtcagctgcttagctgactgagccacccaggcgccccaacatggaAGGCTTGCTTTTTGCCATAACACGTAGACCAGGTCCCGAGCCCCTCATCTCTAATTGGTTATTTTCCAAAACAGCTTGTTCTGGTTATACCGATAAAAGTTTTATAATGTGGGTGTTGCCTTTAGGAGCTTCTGTTTATGCCATcagttcttgttttttgttttgtcttgttttgttttccatcagTTTTATTTCCTCAGCTCCTCTGTGGGTGTTTGCTGTTGGGTCGGTGGTGAAGGTCGTGTGCTCTGAAGCTGGCCTGCATATCTACTTCTTAGCTGTGAGACCTCGGTCAGACTGCGGAGCCTCTGCCTTCATTTCCTCGTGTGTAAAGTGATGATGATAGTCAATTTCAGGGGtttacaaacattttctgtaaaggcccagatagtaaatattttagactctgTGGGTCGAGAGTCAAAATCTAGGAAAACAAACTTCTACCacttttttataaacaaaattcaaaatgtaattGTAATTGAGTACAGCATTTTGTAATGGGGGTCTACTGATGAAAAGAATGGATATCGTTTTGCTGAACTGGGGTTCAAAGTTAGCATTTCTGGTCATCAAAATAGATTGCGAATATGCATCTGTGAATGCTGGTTAAGTGCAGG from Halichoerus grypus chromosome 6, mHalGry1.hap1.1, whole genome shotgun sequence harbors:
- the POLR3K gene encoding DNA-directed RNA polymerase III subunit RPC10, with product MLLFCPGCGNGLIVEEGQRCHRFACNTCPYVHNITRKVTNRKYPKLKEVDDVLGGAAAWENVDSTAEPCPKCEHPRAYFMQLQTRSADEPMTTFYKCCSAQCGHRWRD
- the SNRNP25 gene encoding U11/U12 small nuclear ribonucleoprotein 25 kDa protein isoform X2 → MVVQDPLLCDLPIQVTLEEVNSQIALEYGQAMTVRVCKMDGEIMPVVVVQNATVLDLKKAIQRYVQLRQEREGGIQHISCCPVTVLVVYLNPHLSLAGPMCGGPTT
- the SNRNP25 gene encoding U11/U12 small nuclear ribonucleoprotein 25 kDa protein isoform X1 translates to MVVQDPLLCDLPIQVTLEEVNSQIALEYGQAMTVRVCKMDGEIMPVVVVQNATVLDLKKAIQRYVQLRQEREGGIQHISWSYVWRTYYLTSAGEKLTEDRKKLRDYGIRNRDEVSFIKKLRQK